ACCGATTGATAATACTAATAGTAAAGCTAATCCAACTAATTTTAATTTTTTCATTTAATGTTCCCCCTACAGTTTTGTATTACGCATTTAGGCTTGGCTATCTCAGCCACAAACTCATCATAACGTATTAGTTTGAACTTACCGTTAATTGAATGTTAAGAATGTGTAAATTAAACACTTATTTTGTCAGTAGATAAACTAAAAAGGTGTGAGCGATAATTATCGCTCACACCTTTTATTAATCTTCTTCTGCAACTTCTTCATTTAAATTTTCGGTTACGCCCGCTTCATCTCGTTCTTCTTTCAATTGGAAATACTTTTCAATAATACGGTTACCAATTTCATGATGAATACCGTTTTGGTCATTACCAGTACCTGTTCTTGGTACAATAATTGCAAAAGCTACCTCCGGCTCATCATATGGTGCATAACCAACTAATGAAAGATTATAAGTAGATTGTTTTACACCATCTATATAAAATTCGTTTTGAGCAGTACCAGTTTTTGCAGCAACCTTGTATTCATTGTTACCCCAATGACTTGATGCTGTCCCTTCTGATACTACGCGTTTGAATCCTTCTTGCACCCGTTCAATATAAGAATCATCCATCACAACTCGATTGAGTATATCGGTATCAAAGCTTTCAATTACGGGGCCTAAGGAATCCTTAGAAGCATTTGACTCCCTAACTTCTTTGACAATATGCGGTCTCACGCGATAGCCATCATTTGCAATAGTCGAAACATATTGTGCTAACTGCAATGTTGTATAGGTATCATATTGACCAATCGCAAGGTCTAAAAGAAGTCCCCCATTATCAGGATCCCCCACTACACCAGTAGATTCATATGGCAAATCAATTCCTGTTTCAACACCTAAACCAAATTGATTATAATAATTTCGTAATGTCTGAAACGAATCCCAATCAAAGCCTGATAGTTTTTCACCATATTGATAGTTTGCACTTGCTAATCTAATCGCTACATTAAACATATAAACGTTTGATGATTGTTCTAACGCTTCTATATCGTCTACATAACCTAAATTCTTCCAAGAGCTTTTTTTAGGGTCATTTGCAATTTTAATTGGCTCATCTTTAATTTGCTCTCCAGGACTCATAACACCTGAGTCTAAAGCAGCTAGAACAGTTGCCCCTTTGACCGTAGAACCTGGTAAATGTTGATCATAAATCGTCCGATATGATTGATCTACATACTCATCATCTTCTCGATGCGCTCCAGATAACGCAAGAACATCACCAGTTTGGGGATCCAACATCGCAACTAAAGCATCTTCCATATAACGATTTTCAGTTGGATTTTGATTATAATAACTTTCTAGTTCTTCTTGAACAATCTTATCAATTTCCTCTTGTAACTCAATATCTACTGTTAATATTAAATCACTACCACTTTGTCCTTCTATAACAGTATTTTGCCCTACAATGTCACCATTATTATCCGTAACATATTCTATTATTTCTTTTTGCCCAGTTAATACACTTTCGTATTCTAGTTCCAAACCACTCTTACCAACCCGATCATTTCGACTGTATCCTCGTGTTAGATAAAAATCCTGATTGTCAATTGGTATTCCTTCATTTGTTGACGTTATACTACCAATAAATGTGGAAAATGTATCATCAACTTTTGAAATGCGATTCCAATCAATAGAAGCATCAATTCCTGTAAGCTCAAACAAATGCTCTGAAACTAATGCATATTCTTCCTCGGTAACATTTTCATTTTTCACAATATGAGGAGAGAATTCACTCGCTGCATCTAATTCTTTTTTTATTGCAACAACATTTAATAGAACTGGGTCTGACCAATCATATTCGTTGTAATCTTCAGCTGTGATTTTTTCAAGTATTAGCTTATACTGTTCACTTGTATCTAATTCTAATTCCTCTTCTGTTAATCGATCAC
The nucleotide sequence above comes from Paraliobacillus zengyii. Encoded proteins:
- a CDS encoding peptidoglycan D,D-transpeptidase FtsI family protein, giving the protein MGKKKKKKVQLPFRLNILFIFVFALFSLLILQLGVVQILNGEAAQDQINETENTQASISVPRGLMYDRYGKLILDNESTRSITYTPPKNGDSAAERLELAEKLGEYITMEEEFEALEKLIRERDKKEYWYMLNAKDAGDRLTEEELELDTSEQYKLILEKITAEDYNEYDWSDPVLLNVVAIKKELDAASEFSPHIVKNENVTEEEYALVSEHLFELTGIDASIDWNRISKVDDTFSTFIGSITSTNEGIPIDNQDFYLTRGYSRNDRVGKSGLELEYESVLTGQKEIIEYVTDNNGDIVGQNTVIEGQSGSDLILTVDIELQEEIDKIVQEELESYYNQNPTENRYMEDALVAMLDPQTGDVLALSGAHREDDEYVDQSYRTIYDQHLPGSTVKGATVLAALDSGVMSPGEQIKDEPIKIANDPKKSSWKNLGYVDDIEALEQSSNVYMFNVAIRLASANYQYGEKLSGFDWDSFQTLRNYYNQFGLGVETGIDLPYESTGVVGDPDNGGLLLDLAIGQYDTYTTLQLAQYVSTIANDGYRVRPHIVKEVRESNASKDSLGPVIESFDTDILNRVVMDDSYIERVQEGFKRVVSEGTASSHWGNNEYKVAAKTGTAQNEFYIDGVKQSTYNLSLVGYAPYDEPEVAFAIIVPRTGTGNDQNGIHHEIGNRIIEKYFQLKEERDEAGVTENLNEEVAEED